The Setaria italica strain Yugu1 chromosome IX, Setaria_italica_v2.0, whole genome shotgun sequence genome has a window encoding:
- the LOC111255799 gene encoding uncharacterized protein LOC111255799 isoform X5, which translates to MEDLCDQSCISPPYEGDINAALHNDDATLGDMGSICDESCSRDVGEAGGTQTDTRDFHPFTASNVFGAGTQTQPSVVAEPYSMPPHGGQAETHASMEADDCDENIIFEEDEEEDERYLFGGQECDDWDADEDVDLETTNEDPNEPDVSDPYDAVYANVLDETHMLKLEDNCEHCNAKKFESEPPGFYCRSGKIHLSTPETPSELVRLWSSSDTDARHFRANIRYFNAHFSFTSLYCKLDRVTTDMKNCGIYTFHAHGQIYHNIRSFGKEDGHEPRHLELYFYDHDPSLEHRLHKCHEKSAQEDREVIQRLKDILHGINHYSENLRSMGQVHNNKVAKQHMELRFCVLACL; encoded by the exons ATGGAAGATTTATGCGATCAGAGTTGTATCAGCCCTCCGTATGAAGGAG ATATAAATGCCGCATTACACAACGATGATGCTACTCTTGGTGACATGGGCAGCATTTGCGATGAAAGTTGCAGCAGGGATGTGGGTGAAGCAG GTGGCACCCAAACAGACACTCGCGACTTCCATCCCTTCACTGCATCAAATGTATTTGGAGcgg GTACTCAGACACAACCATCTGTTGTTGCTGAGCCGTATTCAATGCCTCCGCATGGTGGACAGGCAGAGACACATGCCTCTATGGAAGCGGACG ATTGCGATGAGAACATCATATttgaggaagacgaggaagaggatgagagGTACCTTTTTGGAGGCCAAG AATGTGATGACTGGGATGCTGATGAGGATGTCGATCTCGAGACGACTAATGAAGATCCCAACGAACCTGATGTATCGGATCCATACGATGCGGTTTATGCCAATGTCCTTGACGAGACGCACATGCTTAAGCTAGAGGATAACTGCGAACACTGCAATGCAAAGAAGTTTGAGTCCGAGCCACCTGGATTCTATTGTCGTAGTGGAAAGATTCATCTTTCCACCCCTGAGACACCATCGGAACTCGTGAGACTGTGGTCGAGCTCGGACACTGATGCTAGGCATTTTCGTGCAAACATCAGATATTTCAATGCCCACTTCTCTTTCACTTCTCTGTACTGTAAACTTGATCGTGTGACCACCGACATGAAAAATTGTGGAATTTACACATTCCACGCCCATGGCCAAATCTACCATAACATACGATCATTTGGTAAAGAGGATGGTCACGAACCTAGACACCTCGAGCTTTATTTTTACGACCACGATCCGTCTCTTGAGCATAGGCTCCACAAGTGCCATGAGAAGTCTGCTCAAGAAGACAGGGAGGTCATCCAGAGGCTAAAGGACATCTTACATGGCATTAATCACTACTCAGAGAATCTTAGGAGTATGGGCCAGGTTCACAACAACAAGGTTGCAAAGCAACACATGGAGCTGCGGTTCTGTGTATTAGCTTGTTTATAA
- the LOC111255799 gene encoding uncharacterized protein LOC111255799 isoform X2: MFHKVFYFLRSFKDGDAGLINDEATLGEMEDLCDQSCISPPYEGDINAALHNDDATLGDMGSICDESCSRDVGEADTRDFHPFTASNVFGAGTQTQPSVVAEPYSMPPHGGQAETHASMEADDCDENIIFEEDEEEDERYLFGGQECDDWDADEDVDLETTNEDPNEPDVSDPYDAVYANVLDETHMLKLEDNCEHCNAKKFESEPPGFYCRSGKIHLSTPETPSELVRLWSSSDTDARHFRANIRYFNAHFSFTSLYCKLDRVTTDMKNCGIYTFHAHGQIYHNIRSFGKEDGHEPRHLELYFYDHDPSLEHRLHKCHEKSAQEDREVIQRLKDILHGINHYSENLRSMGQVHNNKVAKQHMELRFCVLACL; this comes from the exons ATGTTTCACAAGGTGTTTTATTTTTTACGATCTTTTAAAGATGGAGATGCTGGTTTAATCAATGATGAGGCTACTCTTGGTGAGATGGAAGATTTATGCGATCAGAGTTGTATCAGCCCTCCGTATGAAGGAG ATATAAATGCCGCATTACACAACGATGATGCTACTCTTGGTGACATGGGCAGCATTTGCGATGAAAGTTGCAGCAGGGATGTGGGTGAAGCAG ACACTCGCGACTTCCATCCCTTCACTGCATCAAATGTATTTGGAGcgg GTACTCAGACACAACCATCTGTTGTTGCTGAGCCGTATTCAATGCCTCCGCATGGTGGACAGGCAGAGACACATGCCTCTATGGAAGCGGACG ATTGCGATGAGAACATCATATttgaggaagacgaggaagaggatgagagGTACCTTTTTGGAGGCCAAG AATGTGATGACTGGGATGCTGATGAGGATGTCGATCTCGAGACGACTAATGAAGATCCCAACGAACCTGATGTATCGGATCCATACGATGCGGTTTATGCCAATGTCCTTGACGAGACGCACATGCTTAAGCTAGAGGATAACTGCGAACACTGCAATGCAAAGAAGTTTGAGTCCGAGCCACCTGGATTCTATTGTCGTAGTGGAAAGATTCATCTTTCCACCCCTGAGACACCATCGGAACTCGTGAGACTGTGGTCGAGCTCGGACACTGATGCTAGGCATTTTCGTGCAAACATCAGATATTTCAATGCCCACTTCTCTTTCACTTCTCTGTACTGTAAACTTGATCGTGTGACCACCGACATGAAAAATTGTGGAATTTACACATTCCACGCCCATGGCCAAATCTACCATAACATACGATCATTTGGTAAAGAGGATGGTCACGAACCTAGACACCTCGAGCTTTATTTTTACGACCACGATCCGTCTCTTGAGCATAGGCTCCACAAGTGCCATGAGAAGTCTGCTCAAGAAGACAGGGAGGTCATCCAGAGGCTAAAGGACATCTTACATGGCATTAATCACTACTCAGAGAATCTTAGGAGTATGGGCCAGGTTCACAACAACAAGGTTGCAAAGCAACACATGGAGCTGCGGTTCTGTGTATTAGCTTGTTTATAA
- the LOC111255799 gene encoding uncharacterized protein LOC111255799 isoform X3 translates to MVISSHPLTTLVSIYYIIIIFKVTYICPTTILLLKVAPKQTLATSIPSLHQMYLERVKKNSLCLFVNTSSMSHPQFIFCKQYWPAPNDSIGTQTQPSVVAEPYSMPPHGGQAETHASMEADDCDENIIFEEDEEEDERYLFGGQECDDWDADEDVDLETTNEDPNEPDVSDPYDAVYANVLDETHMLKLEDNCEHCNAKKFESEPPGFYCRSGKIHLSTPETPSELVRLWSSSDTDARHFRANIRYFNAHFSFTSLYCKLDRVTTDMKNCGIYTFHAHGQIYHNIRSFGKEDGHEPRHLELYFYDHDPSLEHRLHKCHEKSAQEDREVIQRLKDILHGINHYSENLRSMGQVHNNKVAKQHMELRFCVLACL, encoded by the exons ATGGTAATTAGCTCACATCCCTTGACCACCTTAGTATccatatattatattattataatatttaaagtaaCCTACATTTGTCCTACTACTATTCTACTACTAAAGGTGGCACCCAAACAGACACTCGCGACTTCCATCCCTTCACTGCATCAAATGTATTTGGAGcgggtaaaaaaaaattcactttgCTTATTTGTCAACACCTCTTCTATGTCCCACCCGCAATTCATCTTTTGCAAACAATACTGGCCTGCACCTAATGACTCTATAGGTACTCAGACACAACCATCTGTTGTTGCTGAGCCGTATTCAATGCCTCCGCATGGTGGACAGGCAGAGACACATGCCTCTATGGAAGCGGACG ATTGCGATGAGAACATCATATttgaggaagacgaggaagaggatgagagGTACCTTTTTGGAGGCCAAG AATGTGATGACTGGGATGCTGATGAGGATGTCGATCTCGAGACGACTAATGAAGATCCCAACGAACCTGATGTATCGGATCCATACGATGCGGTTTATGCCAATGTCCTTGACGAGACGCACATGCTTAAGCTAGAGGATAACTGCGAACACTGCAATGCAAAGAAGTTTGAGTCCGAGCCACCTGGATTCTATTGTCGTAGTGGAAAGATTCATCTTTCCACCCCTGAGACACCATCGGAACTCGTGAGACTGTGGTCGAGCTCGGACACTGATGCTAGGCATTTTCGTGCAAACATCAGATATTTCAATGCCCACTTCTCTTTCACTTCTCTGTACTGTAAACTTGATCGTGTGACCACCGACATGAAAAATTGTGGAATTTACACATTCCACGCCCATGGCCAAATCTACCATAACATACGATCATTTGGTAAAGAGGATGGTCACGAACCTAGACACCTCGAGCTTTATTTTTACGACCACGATCCGTCTCTTGAGCATAGGCTCCACAAGTGCCATGAGAAGTCTGCTCAAGAAGACAGGGAGGTCATCCAGAGGCTAAAGGACATCTTACATGGCATTAATCACTACTCAGAGAATCTTAGGAGTATGGGCCAGGTTCACAACAACAAGGTTGCAAAGCAACACATGGAGCTGCGGTTCTGTGTATTAGCTTGTTTATAA
- the LOC101773079 gene encoding uncharacterized protein LOC101773079 isoform X2: protein MVVGSPGRCCSTSPRCPQPAPSRPPPPPWCGAGSGWERRRRCPRSWPKCPGSRWPSPGAWRTSRSSRTTSALTVDSGSTKKLRNVFMEATRKQRFARVTRDLKVTRVFATLVEEMKAIGIAATTNGEEAAQCTDVMAPVAHSDRSPVLLLMGGGMGAGKSTVLMEIKREALWSNADQGNAVVVEADAFKETDVIYRAISSMGHHNDMLQTAELVHQSSTDAASSLLVTALNEGRDVILDGTLSWEPFVEQTIAMARAVHRQRYRMGVGYKVGDDGTVTESYWEVDDDAGSGAPPPGASRKPYRIEVVGVVCDAYLAVARGIRRAIITRRAVRVRSQLQSHKRFAAAFRRYSRLVDGARLYSTNSMGSAQLIAWKDGINSSLLVEPGEIDCLEKVSRLNEDATSVHDLYPDGTTTCGSRSIWEDMIASPSRAATQRDLREAIRSAEEAAANGEPKTAQRELLEAIRSAEEAANGVPETPTAAAS, encoded by the exons ATGGTGGTGGGCTCGCCAGGGCGCTGTTGCTCCACGTCGCCGCGCTGTCCACAGCCGGCGCCgtcgcgaccgccgccgccgccctggtgCGGCGCCGGCTCGGGGTGGGAAAGAAGGAGGAGGTGCCCGCGGTCATGGCCGAAATGCCCAGGCTCCAGGTGGCCCAGTCCGGGCGCTTGGAGGACCTCGAGAAGTTCTCGCACTACGTCG GCCCTGACCGTGGACAGCGGTAGCACAAAGAAGTTGAGGAACGTGTTCATGGAAGCAACAAG GAAGCAGCGGTTCGCGCGCGTGACGCGTGACCTGAAGGTGACGCGGGTGTTCGCGACACTGGTGGAGGAGATGAAGGCGATCGGCATCGCGGCGACGACgaacggcgaggaggcggcgcagtGCACGGACGTGATGGCCCCCGTGGCGCACTCGGACCGGAGCccggtgctgctgctgatgggCGGCGGGATGGGCGCCGGCAAGAGCACGGTGCTCATGGAGATCAAGCGGGAGGCGCTCTGGAGCAACGCGGATCAGGGGAAcgccgtggtggtggaggcggacgCGTTCAAGGAGACGGACGTCATCTACCGCGCCATCAGCTCCATGGGGCACCATAACGACATGCTCCAGACCGCAGAGCTC GTGCACCAGTCGTCGACGGACGCGGCGTCGTCGCTGCTGGTGACGGCGCTGAACGAGGGGCGGGACGTGATCCTGGACGGCACGCTGTCGTGGGAGCCCTTCGTCGAGCAGACCATCGCCATGGCGCGCGCCGTGCACCGCCAGCGCTACCGCATGGGCGTCGGCTACAAGGTCGGGGACGACGGCACCGTCACCGAGAGCTACTGGGAGGTGGACGATgacgccggcagcggcgcgccgccgccgggggcaaGCAGGAAGCCCTACCGGATCGAGGTCGTCGGCGTGGTCTGCGACGCGTACCTCGCCGTGGCCAGGGGGATCCGGAGGGCCATCATCACCAGGCGGGCCGTCAGGGTCAGGTCCCAGCTGCAGTCGCACAAGCGCttcgccgccgcgttccggaGGTACAGCCGCCTCGTCGACGGCGCCAGGCTCTACAGCACCAACTCCATGGGATCCGCGCAG CTTATCGCGTGGAAGGACGGCATCAACAGCAGCCTGCTGGTGGAGCCGGGGGAGATCGACTGCCTGGAGAAGGTGAGCAGGCTGAACGAGGACGCCACCTCCGTCCACGACCTCTACCCCGACGGCACCACCACCTGCGGCTCACGCTCCATCTGGGAGGACATGAtcgcctcgccgtcgcgcgccgccacccAGCGCGACCTCCGGGAGGCCATCCGCTccgcggaggaggccgccgccaacGGCGAGCCCAAGACGGCCCAGCGCGAGCTCCTGGAGGCCATCCGCTCCGCGGAGGAGGCCGCCAACGGCGTGCCGGAGACACCAACAGCTGCTGCCTCGTAG
- the LOC111255799 gene encoding uncharacterized protein LOC111255799 isoform X1: MFHKVFYFLRSFKDGDAGLINDEATLGEMEDLCDQSCISPPYEGDINAALHNDDATLGDMGSICDESCSRDVGEAGGTQTDTRDFHPFTASNVFGAGTQTQPSVVAEPYSMPPHGGQAETHASMEADDCDENIIFEEDEEEDERYLFGGQECDDWDADEDVDLETTNEDPNEPDVSDPYDAVYANVLDETHMLKLEDNCEHCNAKKFESEPPGFYCRSGKIHLSTPETPSELVRLWSSSDTDARHFRANIRYFNAHFSFTSLYCKLDRVTTDMKNCGIYTFHAHGQIYHNIRSFGKEDGHEPRHLELYFYDHDPSLEHRLHKCHEKSAQEDREVIQRLKDILHGINHYSENLRSMGQVHNNKVAKQHMELRFCVLACL, encoded by the exons ATGTTTCACAAGGTGTTTTATTTTTTACGATCTTTTAAAGATGGAGATGCTGGTTTAATCAATGATGAGGCTACTCTTGGTGAGATGGAAGATTTATGCGATCAGAGTTGTATCAGCCCTCCGTATGAAGGAG ATATAAATGCCGCATTACACAACGATGATGCTACTCTTGGTGACATGGGCAGCATTTGCGATGAAAGTTGCAGCAGGGATGTGGGTGAAGCAG GTGGCACCCAAACAGACACTCGCGACTTCCATCCCTTCACTGCATCAAATGTATTTGGAGcgg GTACTCAGACACAACCATCTGTTGTTGCTGAGCCGTATTCAATGCCTCCGCATGGTGGACAGGCAGAGACACATGCCTCTATGGAAGCGGACG ATTGCGATGAGAACATCATATttgaggaagacgaggaagaggatgagagGTACCTTTTTGGAGGCCAAG AATGTGATGACTGGGATGCTGATGAGGATGTCGATCTCGAGACGACTAATGAAGATCCCAACGAACCTGATGTATCGGATCCATACGATGCGGTTTATGCCAATGTCCTTGACGAGACGCACATGCTTAAGCTAGAGGATAACTGCGAACACTGCAATGCAAAGAAGTTTGAGTCCGAGCCACCTGGATTCTATTGTCGTAGTGGAAAGATTCATCTTTCCACCCCTGAGACACCATCGGAACTCGTGAGACTGTGGTCGAGCTCGGACACTGATGCTAGGCATTTTCGTGCAAACATCAGATATTTCAATGCCCACTTCTCTTTCACTTCTCTGTACTGTAAACTTGATCGTGTGACCACCGACATGAAAAATTGTGGAATTTACACATTCCACGCCCATGGCCAAATCTACCATAACATACGATCATTTGGTAAAGAGGATGGTCACGAACCTAGACACCTCGAGCTTTATTTTTACGACCACGATCCGTCTCTTGAGCATAGGCTCCACAAGTGCCATGAGAAGTCTGCTCAAGAAGACAGGGAGGTCATCCAGAGGCTAAAGGACATCTTACATGGCATTAATCACTACTCAGAGAATCTTAGGAGTATGGGCCAGGTTCACAACAACAAGGTTGCAAAGCAACACATGGAGCTGCGGTTCTGTGTATTAGCTTGTTTATAA
- the LOC101773775 gene encoding flowering locus K homology domain, translating into MDGPVENIAGHDDGGMAVNPYDGEQPNPYNDVEKQYGEELGNQYDEQPGAQYDDGSGNLYNEEQANLFSEETGNQYNEEPANSYQEELENAYSIEDTSRQDNSQVNVEDNRWPGWPGESVFRILVPAQKVGAIIGRKGEFIKKMCEESKARIKILDGPPGVPERAVMVSAKDEPDAPVSPAMDGLLRVHKRITDSSDGESGQPQRSAGNIGPTRLLVPASQAGSLIGKQGATIKSIQDSSKSVVRIVENVPPVALNDDRVVEIQGEPLGVHKAVELIASHLRKFLVDRSVLPLFETHMKMHSMQREQPMPPPQHWGPPQPWGPPPNLPPGGPGFGGNPQFMPPRPQDNYYPPPDVPPAPVEKQPHYGISAYGREVPPSGVSAAGNQPPSHAGSQVTTHNMHIPLAYADAVIGAAGASISYIRRHSGATVTIQESRGAPGEMAVEIIGTASQVQTAQQLVQNFMAEAATPGPPPASNPPAPPVDPSYGSYPPPYGAAPSYGSSAAAGPPPQYNGGSYGGPTYPPSYGY; encoded by the exons ATGGATGGACCAGTAGAGAACATTGCGGGACATGATGATGGCGGGATGGCTGTAAATCCTTACGATGGAGAACAGCCAAACCCATACAACGATGTGGAGAAGCAGTACGGTGAAGAGCTGGGTAATCAGTACGACGAACAACCTGGTGCCCAGTATGATGATGGGTCTGGGAACCTGTACAACGAAGAGCAGGCAAACTTGTTCAGCGAGGAAACCGGGAATCAGTACAATGAGGAGCCGGCAAATTCTTACCAGGAAGAGCTGGAGAATGCATACAGCATTGAGGATACGAGCCGACAGGACAACTCGCAGGTTAACGTTGAGGATAACAGATGGCCTGGTTGGCCAGGAGAGAGTGTTTTTCGTATACTGGTTCCAGCCCAGAAGGTAGGAGCTATCATTGGCCGCAAAGGGGAGTTTATCAAGAAGATGTGTGAGGAGTCTAAAGCGCGCATCAAAATACTTGATGGCCCACCTGGTGTACCAGAAAGAGCG GTAATGGTTTCAGCAAAGGATGAACCAGATGCACCAGTATCTCCAGCTATGGATGGTTTACTTAGAGTTCATAAAAGAATAACTGATAGTTCAGATGGTGAATCTGGTCAGCCTCAAAGAAGTGCTGGTAATATTGGACCAACACGGCTTCTGGTTCCAGCTTCGCAAGCTGGCAGCCTTATTGGAAAGCAGGGAGCAACTATTAAATCCATACAAGATTCTTCAAAGTCTGTTGTCCGTATTGTTG AGAATGTGCCTCCTGTTGCGTTAAATGATGACAGAGTTGTGGAGATACAAGGTGAGCCTCTTGGTGTCCACAAAGCAGTGGAATTGATAGCAAGTCACTTAAGAAAGTTTCTTGTTGATCGCAGTGTTCTCCCATTATTTGAAACACAT ATGAAAATGCACAGTATGCAGAGGGAGCAACCAATGCCACCTCCCCAGCATTGGGGCCCTCCTCAACCCTGGGGTCCTCCTCCAAACCTACCTCCAGGTGGTCCAGGTTTTGGTGGAAATCCACAGTTCATGCCTCCAAGGCCACAAGACAATTATTATCCTCCTCCTGATGTCCCCCCTGCCCCTGTGGAAAAGCAGCCACACTATGGTATTTCTGCATATGGGCGCGAGGTCCCACCAAGCGGTGTTTCTGCAGCAGGCAATCAACCGCCCTCTCATGCAGGATCCCAG GTGACGACACATAACATGCACATTCCCCTTGCCTACGCTGATGCTGTGATTGGGGCAGCTGGTGCTAGCATAAGCTATATCCGTAGGCACAGTGGTGCAACGGTAACTATTCAAGAAAGCAGAGGTGCACCTGGAGAGATGGCTGTGGAGATAATTGGGACTGCATCTCAAGTTCAAACTGCCCAGCAACTGGTCCAG AATTTCATGGCAGAAGCTGCTACCCCAGGCCCACCGCCAGCTTCTAACCCTCCTGCTCCGCCAGTTGATCCAAGCTACGGCTCCTACCCACCACCATACGGAGCCGCTCCATCCTATGGTTCTTCGGCCGCTGCGGGCCCTCCTCCGCAGTACAACGGAGGGAGCTACGGTGGCCCGACCTACCCTCCTAGCTATGGTTATTAG
- the LOC111255799 gene encoding uncharacterized protein LOC111255799 isoform X4: MPHYTTMMLLLVTWAAFAMKVAAGMWVKQVAPKQTLATSIPSLHQMYLERVKKNSLCLFVNTSSMSHPQFIFCKQYWPAPNDSIGTQTQPSVVAEPYSMPPHGGQAETHASMEADDCDENIIFEEDEEEDERYLFGGQECDDWDADEDVDLETTNEDPNEPDVSDPYDAVYANVLDETHMLKLEDNCEHCNAKKFESEPPGFYCRSGKIHLSTPETPSELVRLWSSSDTDARHFRANIRYFNAHFSFTSLYCKLDRVTTDMKNCGIYTFHAHGQIYHNIRSFGKEDGHEPRHLELYFYDHDPSLEHRLHKCHEKSAQEDREVIQRLKDILHGINHYSENLRSMGQVHNNKVAKQHMELRFCVLACL, from the exons ATGCCGCATTACACAACGATGATGCTACTCTTGGTGACATGGGCAGCATTTGCGATGAAAGTTGCAGCAGGGATGTGGGTGAAGCAG GTGGCACCCAAACAGACACTCGCGACTTCCATCCCTTCACTGCATCAAATGTATTTGGAGcgggtaaaaaaaaattcactttgCTTATTTGTCAACACCTCTTCTATGTCCCACCCGCAATTCATCTTTTGCAAACAATACTGGCCTGCACCTAATGACTCTATAGGTACTCAGACACAACCATCTGTTGTTGCTGAGCCGTATTCAATGCCTCCGCATGGTGGACAGGCAGAGACACATGCCTCTATGGAAGCGGACG ATTGCGATGAGAACATCATATttgaggaagacgaggaagaggatgagagGTACCTTTTTGGAGGCCAAG AATGTGATGACTGGGATGCTGATGAGGATGTCGATCTCGAGACGACTAATGAAGATCCCAACGAACCTGATGTATCGGATCCATACGATGCGGTTTATGCCAATGTCCTTGACGAGACGCACATGCTTAAGCTAGAGGATAACTGCGAACACTGCAATGCAAAGAAGTTTGAGTCCGAGCCACCTGGATTCTATTGTCGTAGTGGAAAGATTCATCTTTCCACCCCTGAGACACCATCGGAACTCGTGAGACTGTGGTCGAGCTCGGACACTGATGCTAGGCATTTTCGTGCAAACATCAGATATTTCAATGCCCACTTCTCTTTCACTTCTCTGTACTGTAAACTTGATCGTGTGACCACCGACATGAAAAATTGTGGAATTTACACATTCCACGCCCATGGCCAAATCTACCATAACATACGATCATTTGGTAAAGAGGATGGTCACGAACCTAGACACCTCGAGCTTTATTTTTACGACCACGATCCGTCTCTTGAGCATAGGCTCCACAAGTGCCATGAGAAGTCTGCTCAAGAAGACAGGGAGGTCATCCAGAGGCTAAAGGACATCTTACATGGCATTAATCACTACTCAGAGAATCTTAGGAGTATGGGCCAGGTTCACAACAACAAGGTTGCAAAGCAACACATGGAGCTGCGGTTCTGTGTATTAGCTTGTTTATAA
- the LOC101773079 gene encoding uncharacterized protein LOC101773079 isoform X1 translates to MARDGGGLARALLLHVAALSTAGAVATAAAALVRRRLGVGKKEEVPAVMAEMPRLQVAQSGRLEDLEKFSHYVARQMGFEDINECPQLCKLANNYLRSSKNCMEDIYGFFANVKDAESLYVNFIEELDKCILGYFAFHWDHATYLISSALTVDSGSTKKLRNVFMEATRKQRFARVTRDLKVTRVFATLVEEMKAIGIAATTNGEEAAQCTDVMAPVAHSDRSPVLLLMGGGMGAGKSTVLMEIKREALWSNADQGNAVVVEADAFKETDVIYRAISSMGHHNDMLQTAELVHQSSTDAASSLLVTALNEGRDVILDGTLSWEPFVEQTIAMARAVHRQRYRMGVGYKVGDDGTVTESYWEVDDDAGSGAPPPGASRKPYRIEVVGVVCDAYLAVARGIRRAIITRRAVRVRSQLQSHKRFAAAFRRYSRLVDGARLYSTNSMGSAQLIAWKDGINSSLLVEPGEIDCLEKVSRLNEDATSVHDLYPDGTTTCGSRSIWEDMIASPSRAATQRDLREAIRSAEEAAANGEPKTAQRELLEAIRSAEEAANGVPETPTAAAS, encoded by the exons ATGGCCAGAG ATGGTGGTGGGCTCGCCAGGGCGCTGTTGCTCCACGTCGCCGCGCTGTCCACAGCCGGCGCCgtcgcgaccgccgccgccgccctggtgCGGCGCCGGCTCGGGGTGGGAAAGAAGGAGGAGGTGCCCGCGGTCATGGCCGAAATGCCCAGGCTCCAGGTGGCCCAGTCCGGGCGCTTGGAGGACCTCGAGAAGTTCTCGCACTACGTCG CTAGGCAGATGGGGTTCGAGGATATCAATGAGTGCCCACAGCTCTGCAAATTGGCGAACAACTACCTCAGGAGCAGCAAGAATTGCATGGAGGACATTTACGGGTTCTTCGCGAATGTCAAGGATGCCGAGTCCCTTTATGTCAACTTCATAGAGGAGCTGGACAAATGCATCCTCGGATATTTTGCGTTCCACTGGGACCATGCTACCTATCTCATCAGCTCG GCCCTGACCGTGGACAGCGGTAGCACAAAGAAGTTGAGGAACGTGTTCATGGAAGCAACAAG GAAGCAGCGGTTCGCGCGCGTGACGCGTGACCTGAAGGTGACGCGGGTGTTCGCGACACTGGTGGAGGAGATGAAGGCGATCGGCATCGCGGCGACGACgaacggcgaggaggcggcgcagtGCACGGACGTGATGGCCCCCGTGGCGCACTCGGACCGGAGCccggtgctgctgctgatgggCGGCGGGATGGGCGCCGGCAAGAGCACGGTGCTCATGGAGATCAAGCGGGAGGCGCTCTGGAGCAACGCGGATCAGGGGAAcgccgtggtggtggaggcggacgCGTTCAAGGAGACGGACGTCATCTACCGCGCCATCAGCTCCATGGGGCACCATAACGACATGCTCCAGACCGCAGAGCTC GTGCACCAGTCGTCGACGGACGCGGCGTCGTCGCTGCTGGTGACGGCGCTGAACGAGGGGCGGGACGTGATCCTGGACGGCACGCTGTCGTGGGAGCCCTTCGTCGAGCAGACCATCGCCATGGCGCGCGCCGTGCACCGCCAGCGCTACCGCATGGGCGTCGGCTACAAGGTCGGGGACGACGGCACCGTCACCGAGAGCTACTGGGAGGTGGACGATgacgccggcagcggcgcgccgccgccgggggcaaGCAGGAAGCCCTACCGGATCGAGGTCGTCGGCGTGGTCTGCGACGCGTACCTCGCCGTGGCCAGGGGGATCCGGAGGGCCATCATCACCAGGCGGGCCGTCAGGGTCAGGTCCCAGCTGCAGTCGCACAAGCGCttcgccgccgcgttccggaGGTACAGCCGCCTCGTCGACGGCGCCAGGCTCTACAGCACCAACTCCATGGGATCCGCGCAG CTTATCGCGTGGAAGGACGGCATCAACAGCAGCCTGCTGGTGGAGCCGGGGGAGATCGACTGCCTGGAGAAGGTGAGCAGGCTGAACGAGGACGCCACCTCCGTCCACGACCTCTACCCCGACGGCACCACCACCTGCGGCTCACGCTCCATCTGGGAGGACATGAtcgcctcgccgtcgcgcgccgccacccAGCGCGACCTCCGGGAGGCCATCCGCTccgcggaggaggccgccgccaacGGCGAGCCCAAGACGGCCCAGCGCGAGCTCCTGGAGGCCATCCGCTCCGCGGAGGAGGCCGCCAACGGCGTGCCGGAGACACCAACAGCTGCTGCCTCGTAG